From the genome of Bacteroides sp. MSB163, one region includes:
- the ribD gene encoding bifunctional diaminohydroxyphosphoribosylaminopyrimidine deaminase/5-amino-6-(5-phosphoribosylamino)uracil reductase RibD has translation MEEEKYMRRCIQLARNGLCNAAPNPMVGAVIVCDGKIIGEGYHVRCGKAHAEVNAIRSVKEASLLKRSTIYVSLEPCSHHGKTPPCADLIIEKQIPRIVIGCQDPFSKVAGRGIQKLKDAGREVIVGVLEDECRHLIKRFITFHTLYRPYITLKWAESADGFIDLCRTEGNPVILSTPLTSMLVHKKRAEHSAILVGTRTAKLDNPSLNVRNWYGRSPIRLVIDRKQSLSPTLHLFDGSVLTLVFTEHFHDVLPNVEYLPIDFQQDILPQIMQILYERGIQSLLVEGGSTLLQSFIDAGLWDEAYVEENPRSLISGVKAPEMNDKISYASEQSFGRSIRHYTATK, from the coding sequence ATGGAAGAAGAAAAATACATGCGCCGCTGTATACAACTGGCGCGAAACGGACTTTGTAATGCAGCACCTAATCCGATGGTGGGGGCGGTAATTGTATGCGACGGGAAGATCATCGGCGAGGGCTATCATGTACGTTGCGGAAAAGCACACGCTGAAGTCAATGCTATTCGTTCCGTAAAAGAGGCCTCATTATTAAAGCGTTCCACCATTTATGTAAGTCTGGAGCCCTGCTCTCATCACGGGAAAACTCCTCCCTGTGCAGATTTGATTATTGAAAAACAAATCCCCCGTATCGTCATCGGCTGCCAGGATCCTTTTTCCAAGGTTGCCGGACGGGGCATACAGAAACTGAAAGATGCCGGACGAGAAGTAATCGTAGGAGTACTGGAAGACGAATGTCGGCACCTAATCAAAAGATTCATAACCTTTCACACCCTGTACCGCCCATATATCACACTGAAATGGGCAGAATCAGCAGACGGGTTTATTGATTTATGCCGGACCGAAGGAAATCCTGTGATTCTGTCCACTCCCTTGACTTCCATGCTGGTACATAAAAAGAGAGCAGAACATTCTGCCATTCTTGTAGGCACACGTACCGCTAAACTGGACAATCCATCTTTGAATGTACGCAACTGGTATGGGCGCTCTCCGATACGTCTCGTCATCGACCGGAAACAGAGTCTGTCTCCTACCCTTCATTTATTTGACGGAAGTGTACTGACACTCGTCTTTACCGAACATTTTCATGATGTTCTGCCCAACGTGGAATATCTCCCGATAGATTTCCAACAGGACATATTACCTCAGATCATGCAGATATTGTATGAGCGCGGTATTCAATCTCTGTTGGTGGAGGGCGGAAGCACCTTGCTACAATCTTTCATCGATGCGGGGCTTTGGGATGAAGCGTATGTTGAAGAAAATCCCAGATCACTGATATCCGGTGTTAAAGCTCCTGAAATGAACGATAAAATTAGTTATGCCAGTGAGCAATCTTTCGGCAGAAGTATACGGCATTACACAGCAACGAAATAG
- a CDS encoding DUF6242 domain-containing protein — protein sequence MRIKFLSVILSFLLMSIAISSCLDSDDNYEYSSDATIRAFGIDTITKGVYYKFTIDQLKREIYNVDSLPMGADSIIKRILIDTLTVTGWVTSGLNDTVFNMNDSVDLREPIKLKVHAADGITTREYTIKVNVHTQDPDSLIWREMPSLPVSPASGKQKSVVLNKNLIIYTSTTTAYRSSVENPANLQWGSPITINGLPSDAKLTSIVHFNNRLYITTESGKAFDSDNGIDWTEMDVQGMQMVTFVAGIPEDAVTGSKNKLAGIFTKDGNHYFCARNAEETEWQPSEEIVPSDFPLEGIYSTVFTNASGIKQTMIVGNTEETAKATVPWSTMDGLTWVDINTPSDFFCPVMKNPSIMYYGGLFHMMGGDFNIIRSSLVGIAWNEAATKFRYPTKIEIEKGEGEDAKDTIKYISLFKDKGDYSLTIDSNHYIWIVWSSDGSVWRGRLNKLGFKQQ from the coding sequence ATGAGAATAAAGTTTTTATCCGTAATCCTGAGTTTTCTTCTTATGTCAATTGCCATAAGTTCGTGTCTTGACTCAGATGATAATTATGAATATAGTTCCGACGCAACGATACGTGCCTTTGGTATTGATACTATAACAAAAGGTGTATATTATAAGTTTACGATTGACCAGTTGAAAAGAGAAATTTATAATGTGGATTCGCTTCCTATGGGGGCCGATTCTATCATCAAACGTATCTTAATCGACACACTGACGGTAACAGGATGGGTAACTTCAGGTCTGAATGATACCGTATTCAACATGAACGACTCGGTTGACCTGAGAGAACCGATCAAACTAAAAGTACATGCAGCCGACGGAATCACTACCCGCGAATATACTATCAAGGTAAATGTTCACACACAGGATCCGGACTCACTGATTTGGAGAGAAATGCCATCACTACCCGTTTCTCCGGCTTCCGGAAAACAAAAGTCTGTAGTACTAAATAAAAATTTAATTATTTATACCTCTACTACGACAGCCTATCGCAGTTCCGTAGAAAATCCTGCCAACCTTCAATGGGGAAGCCCGATTACAATCAACGGTCTACCTTCAGATGCAAAATTAACTTCTATCGTTCATTTCAACAACCGATTATACATTACCACAGAGAGTGGGAAAGCGTTCGATTCCGACAACGGTATTGATTGGACCGAAATGGATGTGCAAGGAATGCAGATGGTGACATTCGTAGCTGGTATTCCGGAAGACGCCGTAACGGGAAGTAAGAACAAACTTGCCGGCATCTTCACGAAGGATGGTAACCATTACTTCTGCGCGAGAAATGCAGAAGAAACGGAATGGCAACCGAGTGAAGAGATTGTTCCTTCCGATTTCCCGCTGGAAGGTATATACTCCACTGTATTCACAAATGCAAGTGGCATCAAACAAACAATGATAGTGGGCAATACGGAAGAAACAGCCAAAGCAACAGTACCTTGGTCCACAATGGACGGGCTTACTTGGGTTGACATAAATACGCCTTCAGACTTTTTCTGTCCGGTCATGAAGAATCCGTCAATCATGTACTACGGAGGCTTATTCCACATGATGGGTGGAGATTTCAATATAATCCGTTCCTCCCTCGTAGGAATAGCTTGGAACGAAGCTGCCACGAAATTCCGGTACCCGACAAAGATTGAAATAGAAAAGGGCGAAGGCGAAGATGCTAAAGATACGATTAAGTATATAAGTTTATTCAAAGACAAGGGAGATTACTCTCTGACCATTGACTCAAACCATTATATTTGGATTGTATGGAGCAGCGACGGTTCTGTTTGGCGTGGACG